The DNA segment TCGCGCAGGGCGAAGGATGGTTGCGCGATACGTTGACGGAACTCCTCGAACTCCCGTTCTCGCAGCAGACCCGCAGCCCACTCGAAGTCTTTCAGGAAGCAGCCCGTTTCCCGACGGCGGCCCTCAGCGCGGCAGGAGTACCGCCCCTGATCCGGGATCGAGTGGCCGTCGCGGCTCTTCCGGGTGACATCTACGGCCTGGCTCCTGCCTCATCCCAGGAGCTGACCTCCGATGCCTGGAGAGCCCACCTGGCCTGGGGCGCGGCGAAGGCACAAGCGATGGCACAACAGGTGCGGCGACCCCTGGCGGGGGTCTACACCCGCAACCTGATGGATCGGTCCAAGATCGAAACGGCCCTTCATGGGGCCGGGTTCGACGTGTTCCTCCTTCGCAATGTCGAACTCGTCGGGAAGGCGATGACGGGAAAGAAACCGCCGGTGGCGTTCGTTGACCTCGAGAGCCCAGATGTCGATGAGGTGGTCCGGATTCTCGCCGGCGCGGGCGTTCGGGTGATTGTCTACGGGCCGCACGTGGACGACCTTGGTCTGCAGCGGGCGATGAGCCTCGGTGCCGCCGATGCCGTGCCGCGTTCCCGGTTTTTTGGTCGAATCGCCGACCACCTACCCCGGGTCGTGTGACGGCTGTCGCGCTCCGCGGACGGATCCGCGCACCGTGACGAGGGCAATGCCCCCAAGGATGAACAGCACGCCGAAACTTTGCAGAACCGAGATCGATTCCCCGAGCAGCGTGGTGCCCCAGACGAGCCCCAGCACCGGCTGCAGGAGGATCAAGAATGATCCTGCCAGTGCGGGCAGCAGCGGCAGCGTGGCTCCTATGAGTAGCCATCCGGCGACTTGCACGGTCAATGCCATCAGCGCCAGCCACCCGTGGGACGGCCAGGAGGGAACGAGGTCGAACCCGGAGTCGAAGATGCCGAGCAGCAGTGCTCCGGCAGCAGCCCCGACGGTTGCGTCGAGCAGCGGACCGGCGGGCGGAGCGGGCGAGGTGTTGGCAGAACGGAACGTCATTAGAAACGCCGCGTACGCCATCGCCGCTCCAACTCCGAGCAGCACGCCCCGCCCCGGGTCGTCTCCGAAACTGTCGATACGTCCGAGACCGGATAGGAACGCCGCTCCCACCAGGACGGCAGGCAGAGCGACGAGCGCCGCCCGGCTCGGCCGGTCCCGATACACGAGGTAGGCCGCCAGGGCGACGAACAACACCTGGAGGTTGGCAAGCACCAGGCCGAGGGACGCTCCGATGGCGTCGATGGCTGCATGAAAGAGCATCAGGTCGACGGACAGGATCAAACCAGACCCGATGGCCATGGCTCGTGCCCGACGGGTTCTCAGATCCTTGGCTCGCCGGGGTGCCCACACGAGGACCAGGAGCGGAATCGCGTAGATTGCGCGAAAGAACGTGACCGTGTTGGGTGACGAATCCGCCAGCTTGACGAGGGTCGAGGAAAACGAGATGAACGAGACGCCGACCAAACCCCGAATATGGGTCGCCGTCGGCCGCCGGATCGGCTTTGAGCTCGGAGCGGCGCCCGGCCCGGTCACGTCAGAGCGCGTCGATCAGCGAGTCGAGCGATGATTGGATCGCCTCGCCGAAGCTGCGGACGTCCGGGACGAGGTCTCGATCGGCGTTGAGACCCCAGGTCAGCGATCCGTTGTAACTGAACTGGGCCAGGCCGAGCCCATGTTCAGCCCAGAGGGGCACGAGGGGCACCTGCACCAGCAAGCGCGATCCAAGCAGATAGAGAGGGAATTGTGGCCCCGGTACGTTGGTGACCGTCATGTTGAAGGGCCGGATGTTTCCGGCAGCCAATCTGGCTCCCATCGACACGAGGGTGCTCGGAGCGCCGGCGCTCAGTTGGACCAGGCTGGAGGCGCCTAATGCCTGGTCGGTCTCCTTGAGGGTTCTGGTTTCCTGCTGGATCCGCCGGAGACGCTTCACCGGATCGGGTTCCTCGAGAGGCAGTGAGACCAGCCACATGGCGACCTGGTTGCCGAGTTGTCCCCGTTGATCGGCAGAGCGAACGCTGACCGGTGCCATGACCCGGTAGTCGAGATCGTCAACCGGGAAGTCCCTGTTTGTGATGAGGAACTCCCGGATCGCTCCCGCGGCGATGGCGAGCACCGTGTCGTTGACGGTCCCGCCGAGCGCGTTCTTGACTGCTTTGACCTGGGTCAGGTCGGTGACCTGCCAGTCGATGCGGCGGTTCGGGCTCATGCGGTGGTTGAGTGGAGTCTGTGAGGCTGCGCTGAGCCATCCCGAACCGAGCGAATGAGTCATGGCTCGCAACCGTCGTCCTGCTTCGCCGGTCAACTGCTGCGCGTCTTTGGCCAGCCGTCCGAGATCTTTGACCAGATCGATTGAATTGCGCAGTCGCCTCCCGGTCTCTGCGGCGACGAGTTCGGCACCCGAAGGAGCCTGGCGCGGCTTCCACTCGGCGGTCGGTTCGATGTCTTCGGTCGGGATGACGTTGAACATGACCGCCATGAGATCGACCCCCGACAGTCCGTCGATCATGCAGTGATGCACCTTGGCAATCAATGCGAATCGATCATCCTCGAGGCCCTCAACGATGGATAGTTCCCAGAGGGGCTTGGCGCGGTCGAGGTTGCGAGAAACGAGGTGGCCGACGAGTTCCTTGAGCTGCGCGTCGGTGCCGGGCCGCGGCAGGCTGGAGTGGCGGACGTGGAAGGCCAGATCGAACTCGTGGTCGTCCACCCAAACGGGATGCCGTTCGAATGGAACCCACGCCAGTCTCTGGTGGTACCGGGGAACGTATTGCAGTTTGGAGGCGACGAAGGCACGAATTCGATCGATATCGATGCCGCCGTCGGCGCGTCGAAGCGGCCCTGCTTCGAAGATGCCGACCGCGGCCACGTGCATGTGGAGCTCGGGGGTCTCCAGAGCCAGGAACGACGTGTCTAGGGATGAAAGTCGTTCGTAGGCGACCATTGGATGTTCCTTTCGGCGCCCGCGGCAGGAATCGAACCTGCGACCTACTGCTTAGGAGGCAGTTGCTCTATCCCCTGAGCTACGCGGGCGTTCGGCAGGAAGCGTAGTAGCGCTCGCAGATGACGGCGGGCGGAGTCGGCGGTGTGGCGACTCCGCCGGGTGGCCGGGTACAGGGACTACCCGGTGCGAAGCCGGGTGACCGTTGCACCCGGCGCGGACGGATCGAGTAACAGGTGGGGAAC comes from the Acidimicrobiia bacterium genome and includes:
- a CDS encoding DMT family transporter, whose protein sequence is MTGPGAAPSSKPIRRPTATHIRGLVGVSFISFSSTLVKLADSSPNTVTFFRAIYAIPLLVLVWAPRRAKDLRTRRARAMAIGSGLILSVDLMLFHAAIDAIGASLGLVLANLQVLFVALAAYLVYRDRPSRAALVALPAVLVGAAFLSGLGRIDSFGDDPGRGVLLGVGAAMAYAAFLMTFRSANTSPAPPAGPLLDATVGAAAGALLLGIFDSGFDLVPSWPSHGWLALMALTVQVAGWLLIGATLPLLPALAGSFLILLQPVLGLVWGTTLLGESISVLQSFGVLFILGGIALVTVRGSVRGARQPSHDPG
- a CDS encoding wax ester/triacylglycerol synthase family O-acyltransferase — encoded protein: MVAYERLSSLDTSFLALETPELHMHVAAVGIFEAGPLRRADGGIDIDRIRAFVASKLQYVPRYHQRLAWVPFERHPVWVDDHEFDLAFHVRHSSLPRPGTDAQLKELVGHLVSRNLDRAKPLWELSIVEGLEDDRFALIAKVHHCMIDGLSGVDLMAVMFNVIPTEDIEPTAEWKPRQAPSGAELVAAETGRRLRNSIDLVKDLGRLAKDAQQLTGEAGRRLRAMTHSLGSGWLSAASQTPLNHRMSPNRRIDWQVTDLTQVKAVKNALGGTVNDTVLAIAAGAIREFLITNRDFPVDDLDYRVMAPVSVRSADQRGQLGNQVAMWLVSLPLEEPDPVKRLRRIQQETRTLKETDQALGASSLVQLSAGAPSTLVSMGARLAAGNIRPFNMTVTNVPGPQFPLYLLGSRLLVQVPLVPLWAEHGLGLAQFSYNGSLTWGLNADRDLVPDVRSFGEAIQSSLDSLIDAL